The DNA sequence CGATATTATTTTACGCAAAGATAATAGTAATACTTTTAATTGTGAAACTTTAACTTTTATTTAATCAATTAAATCGCTGTCATAGCCTTTGTTTGTTGACTTTCAATTTGATGCAAGAGTAAAAAACAACAGAATATTCCTCTGAATTAAGTTTGGATAAAAAAGCTTAAATTAGCGTATCAAACATTTTAGCTGTTATGGAGTCAGTTGTAAATCAAGAAAATAGAGTAAAAGAAAAGGCACTGAAACGCATGAAGAGAAATGCTTTGGCACTTTTAGGAGTGGCAGTGCTTTTGTTTGTAGTGGCGGTTTATTTTAAGATTCCGATGTTGCAGGCTTTTAGTGAAGCGGCAATGGTTGGCGGAATTGCCGATTGGTTTGCGGTTGTGGCTTTGTTTCGGCACCCGCTAGGAATTCCGATTTGGCATACGGCGATTATTTCAACCAAAAAAAATGAGATCGGAGAAAATCTGGGCAATTTTGTTTCGGAAGAATTCCTGAATCGGGAGAAATTAGAAATCAAGTTAGCAGAATTCAATTTTGCGGAAAAAGCTTCCGACTGGTTGTCGCAAGAAGCCAATGCAAGTAAAATTGCCGATTTGGTAGCGGTAAATGTAATCCCGGGTATTTTAAAGGCGATAAAAGACGAAGACATAAAAAGATTTATTCAGGTTCAATTTGCAGCAAAACTAGCCGGAATCAATTTTGGAGATTGGGTTGCTCTGGCCTTAGAGCCTTTGCAGAAAGGGAATGTAAAAGACCAATTGCTGACGAATCTTTTGACGCTCATGAGCGCAGAATTGAGCAACAATAAAGATTTAATTCGGAAAAAAGTAAAAGCATCGACTCCTTTTCTGAGTTTCGGTTTAGCGGATAAAAGTATTTCGGAAGGGGTTTTTAATGGATTGCAGGATTTTTTAAACGAAGCCAAACATCCTGGAAGTGCCATTAGGATTAAAATAGACGAATATGTTTATGATTTTCTGGATAAG is a window from the Flavobacterium cupriresistens genome containing:
- a CDS encoding DUF445 domain-containing protein translates to MESVVNQENRVKEKALKRMKRNALALLGVAVLLFVVAVYFKIPMLQAFSEAAMVGGIADWFAVVALFRHPLGIPIWHTAIISTKKNEIGENLGNFVSEEFLNREKLEIKLAEFNFAEKASDWLSQEANASKIADLVAVNVIPGILKAIKDEDIKRFIQVQFAAKLAGINFGDWVALALEPLQKGNVKDQLLTNLLTLMSAELSNNKDLIRKKVKASTPFLSFGLADKSISEGVFNGLQDFLNEAKHPGSAIRIKIDEYVYDFLDKVKNSEEMRVKINTMILDFAGKKEVQDYINGIWDEIKLSIANDLEKGEESSIKNNIASLVQSFGNGLKEDAVMIDKINNFIKNDLLTVLLNNKKVIGDLISSTVKSWDGKEVSEKLELEIGKDLQYIRINGTLVGGLIGLVIYAVEWVYHYSVM